Below is a genomic region from Erigeron canadensis isolate Cc75 chromosome 7, C_canadensis_v1, whole genome shotgun sequence.
aagatctTCAGATGAATAAAGACCtttgtttaataaattaatCCAAAAAAACACCAAACAACAAAAGTCATTCAtcataataaatcaaaattatatactatatatatacttttagatCCGTTCCATTACATTTAATAAAGTAAATCTGGAAAAAaatttttgatataataaacaaattaaaaacgaTTATTAGCACCACCCCCTTCATTTGATTTAATTCCTATCCTATCACATACTCACACGCACTAACCCATTTTTTACTTCACACCTTGTTTGGTTGAATTTGTGTAGTTGATGGTGGGTTGGTGGTGATTGATGATGGTAGATTTTGATGAAGATGTATAGATGTGATGAAAATGATCTTTTTGAATTGAAGAATCTGCCTTTGAACACGATAGATTTTTATGGTGGATTTTGAGGAattttttgatgaagaattttTTACATCACCACTGTAGGCGTCGTTCTTTAAGTTCACCACCGCCGTCGCCCTTTAGATCCACCGTCGCCATCACCTTCAGATATTGCATCACCCGTTCTTGTTTATTATAATAGAAAAGGAAGAAGATACCCACGTGGGGTATTAAAtcttgttttgtttatataattttcaaagTATATAGATCTTTTAAGGAAGAGCTATAGGTTCAATCTTTTTTTGTAACATCACATCTTTCTTTCCATGTTTGTATTCTAGGCTGAAATGGATATATttcatataaagataaagatgtcAATCTGGTTTTTTGGTTAATTGTGAATGAAGAAAattgagatgatgatgatgataacatGTTTATGATTTCtgtaaaaatcaaataatttaaTGGTTTATTGAAATAACAGGtgggataattttttttttttttttttttttttttttgcaaaaatggTCCATTAGAATTAAATTGACGAATCTACCCCGCACGTGACACGCACATGGGGTCAATAACGGAGGCAAATGGACGGAAAGTTAAAAATGGACCAAAATCGCCACTTTGCAAATGTTTGGACCAAGATTGCAAACGATGTCATAACACAAGGATCAAAAATGCATTTTATTctaaaaaaaggaaaacttaaccatttgcacaacaagaagaaaaataaaagaaatagttGCAAATTCAACCCTCATGTTTTATAAAGACTTAAAAATGCTCCTGATAATATACATGGCAATACCAAAGTATATGTGCAgtagcaatatatatattaacccctaaaaaaaaatcttttaaaaacttttattttaatcaaaggtttttttcttttatttatttatttattttttgaaaaacactTAATAATGGTCTAGCTATTGAACAAAGCTTTCCAAATCAAActatttagtaaaaaaaatcttttggaAAAGCTATAgttagatttttttaataaataattaaaacgaACGAATTTATaaggtgaaaataaaaaaaatattaaaagcaTTTTAATTTTGGAGATactcttatttttattataaatttttagatagaagataaattataaatttgagaAAGATTTAtcatacttttaaaaaacattaatatatacacacaatcgTTATACAGTACATCCCTGAGTTGTCAGATTGCGGTTGGGAAAAAATATAAGTGGGCCCCACGTTTAATTTAACTGGTAACTAGCTggcaattaaataataaataaataaaaaaataataaacagaCTGTTTCAAACCCCCAAACCGCCCTTAAAATCCCCCCCACCATCTCCATTACCCCAAAAACCACTTCCTCTTTAAAACCCCTCTCctcaaaaaatcataataacatatcttttttaaaacaaaaataattataattttttctttttaagaaaaaaaattaattgtttttttttattatggcTGAAGAAACTTTGAATACAAGTGCTGGTGGTGCTACGGTGGCGGCACCGGAGGTTGTGGCTGCCGTCGTTCCACCGGCTGAAGAGGTTACAAAAGTTGAAGAGAGTAAGGCTGTTGAAGAGGTGACGGCGTGTGACAAAGACGCGCCGCCGCCGGAAGCGGAagaagaaaaaccaaaaactgatgaagaaaaagaaaagatttcgGAATCGGCTTCTTTTAAAGAAGAATCTAATGTTGCCGGAGAATTACCTGATCCACAAAAAAAGGCTTTAGATGAGTTTAAAGCTTTAGTTCAAGAGGCCCTTAATAAGCACGAGTTTTCCGCTCCGCCGGCGCCGGAAAAACCTCCGACGAAGGCGGTGGAAGAAGAAAGTAAGAAAGATGAGACAACCCCAGaagcggcggtggtggtggaagAAACTCCGGCCAAGCCTGTTGAAGAAGAGACTAAGAAAGATGATCCAACTCCGGCTGCGGCGGCGGCGGAGACATCTGAGCCTCCGGTGGAGTGTAAAACtgaaaaagaagcaacaccgaTTAAAGAAGAGGTAGTGGAAGAAGTGAAAACGGAAACCCCAGAAAGCGAAGCGGCcaaagaagttgaaaaaaaggttaTAACTGAAGAAGAAACAACACCGCCGCCGCAGACGGCGGTGCCGGTGGTGGAAGAGCCACCAGTGCCGGTCGAGCCAGAGGAAGTTTCAATATGGGGGATTCCGTTGTTAGCAGATGAAAGAAGTGACGTTATTTTACTAAAATTCCTCAGGGCACGTGACTTCAAAGTGAAAGAAGCTTTTGCAATGCTAAAAAGCGTGGTGACGTGGCGCAAAGAATTCGGAATTGAAGAATTGTTGACCGAAGATTTAGGAACAGAACAAGAAAAAGTTGTGTATATGCATGGAACAGACAAAGAAGGTCATCCTGTTTGTTACAATGCATATAGTGAATATGGAAATAAAGAGTTATATAATGAGACTTTTTCAACTGAAGAGAAAAGGACTAAGTATATAAAATGGAGGATTCAGTTTCTTGAAAAGTGTATCAGGAAACTTGATTTTAGTCCTGATGGAATTTGCACAATTGTGCAAGTTATTGATTTTAAAAACTCTCCTGGACCTTTTCAGTGGGAGTTGAGACAAGTTACTAAACA
It encodes:
- the LOC122606730 gene encoding patellin-3-like, with product MAEETLNTSAGGATVAAPEVVAAVVPPAEEVTKVEESKAVEEVTACDKDAPPPEAEEEKPKTDEEKEKISESASFKEESNVAGELPDPQKKALDEFKALVQEALNKHEFSAPPAPEKPPTKAVEEESKKDETTPEAAVVVEETPAKPVEEETKKDDPTPAAAAAETSEPPVECKTEKEATPIKEEVVEEVKTETPESEAAKEVEKKVITEEETTPPPQTAVPVVEEPPVPVEPEEVSIWGIPLLADERSDVILLKFLRARDFKVKEAFAMLKSVVTWRKEFGIEELLTEDLGTEQEKVVYMHGTDKEGHPVCYNAYSEYGNKELYNETFSTEEKRTKYIKWRIQFLEKCIRKLDFSPDGICTIVQVIDFKNSPGPFQWELRQVTKQALQLFQDNYPEFVAKQVFINVPFLYLAFYKVVNPFFTQRTKSKFVFAGPSKTAETLFKYIAPELVPVQYGGLSREGEQEFTSSDSVTEEIIKPASKHCVEFAAPETCTLVWEARVVDYGITYVAEFVPAAEDGYTVIIQKSRKISATTDEPVLCGSFKCGEPGKVVLTFDNQTSKKKKVLYRSKTKVSSD